From the genome of Variovorax sp. RA8, one region includes:
- a CDS encoding sulfatase family protein, which produces MQRPNIIFIVADDLGFADLGCYGGRDAAFGPVSPVLDRLAAKGIRFTQGYANSPVCSPTRFALMTARYQYRLRGAAEEPINSRSRGSATLGLPPAHPTLPSLLRDAGYRTALIGKWHLGFPPAFGPLRSGYEEFFGPMSGGVDYFTHCDSAGRHDLWAGEEDKQEEGYLTDLLSRRAVDYVERMAGKEAPFFLSLHYTAPHWPWETREDAGRAPAVKNKLFDLAGGNIHVYRRMIHHMDEGIGWIMAALDKQGIADNTLVVFTSDNGGERFSDNWPLVGGKMDLTEGGIRVPWIAHWPAVIRAGSKSDQHCMTMDWSATMLEAAGAAADPDYPLDGVSLLPVLRDAATCLRRPLHWRMNHRSQRALRDGDWKYLQVDGHEYLFNIPADERERANQALREPERLAAMRQAWLDWNAGMPSIPDDATVSLGYSAKDMPQR; this is translated from the coding sequence ATGCAACGTCCCAACATCATCTTCATCGTGGCCGACGACCTCGGCTTCGCCGACCTCGGCTGCTACGGCGGGCGCGATGCGGCGTTCGGTCCCGTGTCGCCGGTGCTCGATCGCCTGGCCGCCAAGGGCATCCGCTTCACGCAAGGCTACGCGAACTCGCCCGTGTGCTCACCGACGCGCTTCGCGCTCATGACCGCGCGCTACCAGTACCGCCTCCGAGGCGCAGCCGAGGAGCCGATCAACAGCAGGAGCCGCGGCAGCGCCACCCTGGGCCTGCCGCCGGCGCATCCGACCCTGCCCTCGCTGCTGCGTGACGCGGGCTACCGCACGGCGCTGATCGGCAAGTGGCACCTGGGCTTTCCGCCCGCCTTCGGACCGCTGCGCTCAGGCTACGAGGAGTTCTTCGGCCCGATGTCGGGCGGCGTCGACTACTTCACGCATTGCGACTCTGCGGGCCGCCATGACCTTTGGGCGGGCGAGGAAGACAAGCAGGAAGAGGGCTACCTCACCGACCTGCTCTCGCGCCGCGCCGTCGACTACGTGGAGCGCATGGCCGGCAAGGAGGCGCCCTTCTTCCTGAGCCTGCACTACACGGCACCACACTGGCCCTGGGAGACGCGAGAGGACGCGGGCCGCGCCCCGGCCGTCAAGAACAAGCTCTTCGACCTGGCAGGCGGCAACATCCACGTCTACCGCCGCATGATCCACCACATGGACGAGGGCATCGGCTGGATCATGGCCGCGCTCGATAAGCAGGGAATCGCCGACAACACGCTGGTCGTCTTCACCAGCGACAACGGCGGTGAACGCTTCTCCGACAACTGGCCGCTCGTCGGCGGCAAGATGGACCTGACCGAGGGCGGCATCCGCGTGCCGTGGATCGCCCACTGGCCCGCCGTCATTCGCGCCGGCAGCAAGAGCGACCAGCACTGCATGACGATGGACTGGTCGGCCACGATGCTCGAAGCCGCAGGCGCTGCTGCCGATCCGGACTATCCGCTCGATGGCGTCTCGCTGCTGCCCGTCCTGCGCGACGCGGCGACCTGCTTGCGCCGCCCGCTGCACTGGCGCATGAACCACCGCAGCCAGCGTGCCCTGCGCGATGGCGACTGGAAGTACCTGCAGGTCGACGGGCACGAGTACCTGTTCAATATCCCGGCCGACGAGCGCGAGCGCGCCAATCAGGCCCTCCGCGAGCCCGAGCGGCTGGCCGCCATGCGCCAGGCCTGGCTGGACTGGAACGCCGGCATGCCTTCCATTCCGGACGATGCGACGGTGAGCCTCGGCTACTCGGCCAAGGACATGCCTCAGCGCTGA
- a CDS encoding proteasome-type protease has product MTYCVGIKLNAGLVFLSDSRTNAGVDHISTFRKMIVYEQPGDRVMVLLSAGNLSISQSVREILQIEELREVRETGEDGEDRPPITIWNAKSMFDAARVLGSAVRHVYDRDAEALKHAGLEFNVSFIFGGQVKGEGMRLFLVYAAGNFIEATTETPYFQVGESKYGKPVLDRVLTPDTPLDEAAKCALVSMDSTMKSNLSVGLPLDLVVYEANRLETDKVVCIDADNPYYRMVHSSWGQKLREVFDSIEDPVWDDTYAEHPLKMPATRHSPLRKISTPEEKLI; this is encoded by the coding sequence ATGACTTACTGCGTAGGCATCAAACTCAACGCCGGCCTGGTGTTCCTCTCCGACTCGCGCACCAATGCGGGGGTGGACCACATCAGCACCTTCCGCAAGATGATCGTCTACGAGCAGCCGGGCGACCGCGTCATGGTGCTGCTGTCGGCCGGCAACCTGAGCATCTCGCAGTCGGTGCGCGAGATTTTGCAGATCGAGGAACTGCGCGAAGTGCGCGAAACGGGCGAGGACGGCGAGGACCGCCCGCCCATCACCATCTGGAACGCGAAGAGCATGTTCGACGCCGCACGCGTGCTGGGCTCGGCGGTACGCCATGTCTACGACCGCGACGCCGAGGCGCTCAAGCACGCAGGCCTGGAGTTCAACGTCTCCTTCATCTTCGGCGGCCAGGTCAAGGGCGAAGGCATGCGCCTGTTCTTGGTCTACGCTGCCGGCAATTTCATCGAGGCCACCACCGAGACGCCCTACTTCCAGGTCGGCGAGTCCAAATACGGCAAGCCCGTGCTCGATCGCGTGCTCACGCCCGACACGCCGCTGGACGAGGCTGCCAAGTGCGCACTGGTCTCGATGGACTCCACCATGAAGTCCAACCTCTCGGTTGGCCTGCCGTTGGACCTGGTGGTGTATGAGGCCAACCGCCTCGAGACCGACAAGGTCGTCTGCATCGACGCCGACAACCCGTACTACCGCATGGTCCACAGCAGTTGGGGCCAGAAGCTGCGCGAGGTGTTCGACAGCATCGAGGACCCGGTCTGGGACGACACCTACGCCGAGCACCCGCTCAAGATGCCGGCCACGCGCCACAGCCCGCTGCGCAAGATCTCGACGCCCGAGGAAAAGCTCATCTGA
- the mutS gene encoding DNA mismatch repair protein MutS, which produces MTLPATAPHTPMMAQYLALKADHPDTLLFYRMGDFYELFYADAEKAARLLDITLTQRGQSAGQPVVMCGVPFHSVDTYLARLIKLGESVAICEQVGEVGATKGPVERKVVRVVTPGTLTDAELLQDKSDSLLLAVHAGSRNFCGLAWLSVTGAELRLAECPADALEAWIARVGPSELLYSAEVTPGFEQRLKAARNGAAFTLSVRPAWQFDGGLGERKLCEQMGSNSLAAWGAESLANAHAAAAALLGYAEHTQGRALSHVQRLAVERDGELIELPPTTRRNLELVQTLRGEDSPTLFSLLDTCMTGMGSRLLKRWLLAPRRDRSEAQSRLEAIAALQAAPSGATAPPWRALRDRLKNTSDVERIAARIALRQVRPRELVALRLALAKAEELAPALPASASPLLAHMAGQLAPPPGCVELLVAAIHPEPSALVRDGGVIATGHDGELDELRAISENSDAYLLQLEASERERTGISNLRVQFNRVHGFYIEVTQSALAKVPDNYRRRQTLKNAERFITPELKAFEDKALSAQDRALAREKWLYEQLLDALQPSVPALTRLAGALAALDALCALAERSHTLHWRQPSFVAHPCIEIEKGRHPVVEARLAEKSSGAFIANDTRMGPQQRLQVITGPNMGGKSTYMRQVAIIVLLASIGSHVPADACRLGPIDAIHTRIGAADDLANAQSTFMLEMTEAAQILHGATAHSLVLMDEIGRGTSTFDGLALAAGIAAQLHDRTRAFTLFATHYFELTEFPATHHGAVNMHVSATEAGRDIVFLHEMQPGPASKSYGIQVARLAGMPAAVVNHARQALEALEAQQQQARAQVDLFAPAPAVEAPPASAVESALTALDPDTLSPREALEAIYTLKKLHAREHR; this is translated from the coding sequence ATGACCCTTCCCGCGACCGCACCGCACACGCCGATGATGGCCCAGTACCTGGCCCTCAAGGCGGACCATCCCGACACCCTGCTGTTCTACCGGATGGGCGATTTCTACGAGCTGTTCTACGCCGACGCCGAAAAAGCCGCGCGCCTGCTCGACATCACGCTCACGCAGCGCGGCCAATCGGCGGGGCAGCCGGTGGTGATGTGCGGGGTGCCTTTCCACTCGGTCGACACCTACCTCGCGCGGCTGATCAAGCTCGGCGAGTCGGTGGCCATCTGCGAGCAGGTCGGCGAGGTGGGCGCGACCAAGGGTCCGGTGGAGCGCAAAGTGGTGCGCGTGGTCACGCCCGGCACGCTGACCGATGCCGAGCTGCTGCAGGACAAGAGCGATTCGCTGCTGCTGGCCGTGCACGCGGGCTCGCGCAATTTCTGCGGCCTGGCCTGGCTCAGCGTCACCGGCGCGGAACTGCGCCTGGCCGAGTGCCCGGCCGATGCGCTCGAAGCCTGGATCGCGCGCGTCGGGCCGAGCGAGCTGCTCTACAGCGCGGAGGTCACGCCCGGATTCGAGCAGCGCCTGAAGGCGGCACGCAACGGCGCGGCCTTCACGCTCTCGGTGCGGCCGGCCTGGCAGTTCGACGGCGGCCTGGGCGAGCGCAAGCTGTGCGAGCAGATGGGCAGCAACAGCCTCGCGGCGTGGGGCGCGGAGTCGCTGGCCAATGCCCACGCAGCCGCGGCCGCGCTGCTGGGCTACGCCGAGCACACGCAGGGCCGCGCGCTCTCGCACGTGCAGCGGCTCGCGGTGGAGCGCGACGGCGAGCTGATCGAGCTGCCGCCCACCACGCGCCGCAACCTGGAGCTCGTGCAGACCTTGCGCGGCGAGGATTCGCCGACGCTGTTCTCGCTGCTCGACACCTGCATGACGGGCATGGGCAGCCGGCTGCTCAAGCGCTGGCTGCTGGCGCCGCGCCGGGACCGCAGCGAGGCGCAATCGCGCCTGGAGGCCATCGCCGCGCTGCAGGCCGCGCCATCGGGTGCCACCGCGCCGCCATGGCGCGCCCTGCGCGATCGGCTCAAGAATACGAGCGACGTGGAGCGCATCGCCGCGCGCATCGCGCTGCGCCAGGTACGACCGCGCGAGCTGGTCGCGCTGCGCCTGGCGCTGGCCAAGGCGGAAGAACTCGCGCCGGCCCTGCCCGCCTCGGCCTCGCCGCTGCTCGCGCACATGGCCGGGCAATTGGCGCCGCCGCCCGGCTGCGTCGAGCTGCTGGTGGCAGCCATCCACCCCGAGCCTTCCGCGCTGGTGCGCGACGGCGGCGTGATTGCCACCGGCCACGACGGCGAGCTCGACGAGCTGCGCGCCATCAGCGAGAACAGCGACGCCTACCTGCTGCAGCTCGAGGCCAGCGAGCGTGAGCGCACCGGCATTTCCAACCTGCGCGTGCAGTTCAACCGCGTGCACGGCTTCTACATCGAGGTCACGCAGAGCGCGCTGGCCAAGGTGCCGGACAACTACCGCCGCCGCCAGACCCTGAAGAACGCCGAGCGCTTCATCACGCCCGAGCTCAAGGCCTTCGAGGACAAGGCCCTGTCGGCGCAGGACCGCGCCCTGGCGCGCGAGAAGTGGCTCTACGAGCAGCTGCTCGATGCGCTGCAGCCCTCGGTCCCGGCGCTCACGCGGCTGGCGGGCGCACTGGCCGCGCTCGATGCGCTATGCGCGCTGGCCGAGCGCTCTCACACGCTGCACTGGCGCCAGCCTTCCTTCGTGGCCCATCCCTGCATCGAGATCGAGAAGGGCCGCCACCCGGTGGTCGAAGCCCGGCTGGCCGAGAAGTCGTCGGGCGCGTTCATTGCCAACGACACGCGCATGGGCCCCCAGCAACGCCTGCAGGTGATCACCGGCCCCAACATGGGCGGCAAGTCCACCTACATGCGGCAGGTCGCGATCATCGTGCTGCTCGCCTCCATCGGCTCGCACGTGCCGGCCGATGCCTGCCGGCTGGGGCCCATCGATGCCATCCATACGCGCATCGGCGCGGCCGACGACCTGGCCAACGCGCAGTCGACCTTCATGCTGGAGATGACAGAGGCGGCGCAAATCCTGCACGGTGCCACCGCCCATTCGCTGGTGCTGATGGACGAGATAGGCCGCGGCACCAGCACCTTCGACGGCCTGGCGCTGGCCGCCGGCATTGCGGCCCAGTTGCACGACCGCACACGCGCCTTCACGCTGTTCGCGACCCACTATTTCGAGCTCACCGAGTTCCCGGCCACGCACCATGGCGCAGTCAACATGCATGTGAGCGCCACCGAGGCCGGGCGCGACATCGTGTTCCTGCACGAGATGCAGCCGGGGCCGGCCAGCAAGAGCTACGGCATCCAGGTCGCACGCCTGGCCGGCATGCCGGCCGCGGTGGTCAACCATGCGCGCCAGGCGCTCGAAGCCCTGGAGGCCCAGCAGCAGCAGGCCCGCGCCCAGGTCGACCTGTTTGCGCCGGCGCCCGCGGTGGAGGCGCCACCGGCGAGCGCCGTAGAATCCGCGCTGACGGCGCTCGACCCCGACACCCTGAGCCCGCGCGAGGCGCTCGAAGCGATCTACACACTCAAGAAACTCCACGCGCGCGAGCATCGCTGA
- a CDS encoding Bug family tripartite tricarboxylate transporter substrate binding protein, whose protein sequence is MLQHLLRRLAGTLALAAIATLTTSGAFAQAPDGPLRIVVGYAPGGATDRVARIVGDKLQARLGVPVVVDNKPGAGGRLAAQQVKATPAGQNVLMLANPAVMVVAPLVFKDSGYDPERDFVPVSHVNDYEFALSVSTAVPVRELSHLLAWIRANPDKANVGVPATGSLPHFFGLMVGEKARVPTQVIGYRGSGPLLTDLIGGQVPIAVDTLDVVIPQHQAGKVRILAMSGAKRSPFAPEVPTFKEAGLDLVALGWNAFFAPATMPREKVARFSQAIREVMQDPDTTRRFKDSLMTPVASTQEQTAAMLKAYRAQWAPVVQKSGYQP, encoded by the coding sequence ATGCTCCAACATCTTCTGCGCCGCCTTGCCGGCACCCTCGCCCTCGCCGCCATCGCCACGCTGACGACGAGCGGCGCCTTCGCGCAAGCTCCGGACGGGCCGCTGCGCATTGTCGTCGGCTATGCCCCGGGGGGCGCCACCGACCGCGTGGCCCGCATCGTGGGTGACAAGCTCCAGGCCAGGCTCGGCGTGCCGGTGGTCGTCGACAACAAGCCCGGCGCCGGCGGGCGCCTCGCGGCGCAGCAGGTCAAGGCCACGCCGGCCGGGCAGAACGTGCTGATGCTGGCCAACCCCGCGGTGATGGTGGTCGCGCCGCTGGTCTTCAAGGACAGCGGCTACGACCCCGAGCGCGACTTCGTGCCGGTGTCGCACGTCAACGACTACGAGTTCGCGCTGTCGGTCTCGACCGCCGTACCGGTGCGCGAGCTGTCGCACCTGCTGGCATGGATACGGGCCAATCCGGACAAGGCCAACGTCGGCGTGCCGGCCACGGGCAGCCTGCCGCACTTCTTCGGACTCATGGTCGGCGAGAAGGCCAGGGTGCCGACCCAGGTGATCGGCTATCGCGGCTCGGGCCCTTTGCTGACCGATCTCATCGGCGGCCAGGTGCCGATCGCCGTCGACACGCTGGACGTGGTCATTCCGCAGCACCAGGCCGGCAAGGTGCGCATCCTCGCGATGTCGGGCGCGAAGCGCTCGCCCTTTGCGCCCGAGGTGCCGACCTTCAAGGAGGCCGGCCTCGACCTCGTCGCGCTCGGCTGGAACGCCTTCTTTGCGCCGGCGACCATGCCGCGCGAGAAGGTCGCACGCTTCTCGCAAGCCATTCGCGAAGTCATGCAGGACCCGGACACGACGCGGCGCTTCAAGGATTCGCTGATGACGCCGGTGGCCAGCACGCAGGAACAGACCGCGGCCATGCTCAAGGCCTATCGCGCGCAATGGGCGCCGGTGGTCCAGAAATCCGGCTACCAGCCCTGA
- a CDS encoding MarR family transcriptional regulator — MSESARQSLDGLLLYRLSRLLSVAGSMVIRLCEGRFGITRREWRLIATLASRGALSSSQLAEHAQLDRARTSKAVGSLVEKRLLSRTHPAGDRRQVLLQLTERGQAVYDELHPLVTRINADLLAALDADQAASLDEALRQLQERAEQLAAVAVLPKADRRRRGTG, encoded by the coding sequence ATGAGCGAATCTGCGCGCCAATCCCTGGACGGGCTGCTGCTGTACCGGCTGTCGCGCCTGCTTTCCGTCGCGGGCAGCATGGTCATTCGCCTGTGCGAAGGCCGCTTCGGCATCACCCGGCGCGAATGGCGGCTGATCGCGACGCTCGCCAGCCGTGGCGCGCTGAGCTCTTCGCAACTGGCCGAACATGCCCAGCTCGACCGGGCGCGCACCTCCAAGGCGGTCGGATCACTGGTCGAGAAGCGGCTGCTGTCGCGCACCCATCCGGCCGGCGACCGCCGGCAGGTGCTGCTGCAGCTCACCGAGCGCGGGCAGGCCGTGTACGACGAGCTCCATCCGCTGGTGACCCGCATTAACGCCGACCTGCTGGCGGCGCTGGATGCCGACCAGGCAGCCAGCCTGGACGAGGCCCTGCGCCAACTGCAGGAGCGCGCCGAGCAGCTCGCTGCCGTGGCGGTGCTACCCAAGGCCGACCGCCGCCGGCGCGGCACAGGCTGA
- a CDS encoding Bug family tripartite tricarboxylate transporter substrate binding protein, which produces MRRLALAATCSALALGLAGPPAQADTAYPAKPVKLITNFPAGGPLDILGRALSDALQKDLKQPFVVDNRPGAGGNIGADVVAKSAADGYTVLLSIDTTFTINPHLYASMPFAAKDLKPLMIFSSSGLAFGVGSSVDAKTLPDFIRQGKAQPFTFASAGNGSPGHIAAEIFSSATGAKITHVPYRGNAPAVTALLSGEVQAGILATPGLLPHLQAGKLRALAVTGRQRSPLLPQVAPVGELGLKDLEFEVLYLAMVPAATPEPVMQTLRGALQSALALPELKTRLAALDMVALGETGAAAQQHLDASRERYGRIVKATGMKLD; this is translated from the coding sequence ATGCGCCGCCTCGCTCTCGCGGCGACCTGCTCCGCGCTGGCGCTCGGGCTCGCAGGCCCACCCGCCCAGGCAGACACTGCCTACCCTGCCAAGCCCGTGAAGCTCATCACCAACTTCCCGGCCGGCGGCCCTCTCGACATCCTCGGCCGTGCGCTGTCCGACGCATTGCAGAAAGACCTGAAGCAGCCCTTCGTCGTCGACAACCGCCCCGGCGCGGGTGGCAACATCGGTGCGGACGTGGTGGCCAAGAGCGCTGCCGACGGCTACACGGTGCTGCTGTCGATCGACACCACCTTCACCATCAATCCGCACCTGTACGCCTCGATGCCTTTCGCGGCAAAAGACCTGAAGCCGCTGATGATCTTCAGTTCCTCGGGCCTCGCCTTCGGCGTCGGCTCCTCGGTCGATGCGAAGACGCTGCCCGATTTCATCCGCCAGGGCAAGGCGCAGCCGTTCACCTTCGCCTCGGCGGGCAATGGGAGCCCGGGCCACATCGCCGCCGAGATCTTCTCGAGCGCGACCGGCGCGAAGATCACGCACGTGCCCTACAGGGGCAATGCTCCGGCCGTCACGGCGCTGCTTTCGGGCGAGGTGCAGGCCGGCATTCTTGCCACGCCCGGCCTGCTGCCGCACCTGCAGGCCGGCAAGCTGCGCGCGCTGGCGGTGACTGGGCGGCAACGTTCGCCGCTGCTGCCGCAGGTGGCCCCGGTGGGCGAGCTCGGGCTCAAGGACCTGGAATTCGAGGTGCTCTACCTCGCGATGGTTCCGGCCGCGACGCCCGAACCGGTGATGCAGACCTTGCGCGGCGCGCTGCAGTCCGCGCTGGCCCTGCCGGAGCTCAAGACGCGGCTCGCCGCGCTCGACATGGTGGCGCTCGGCGAAACCGGCGCCGCGGCGCAACAACATCTGGACGCAAGCCGCGAGCGCTACGGCCGGATCGTCAAGGCCACCGGCATGAAGCTGGACTAA
- a CDS encoding LysR substrate-binding domain-containing protein, with protein sequence MPAINFARLKLRHLQCLVVVAQERNLVRAAKALALTQPAVSKTIAELEDIVGRRLLLRRRRGVELMPAADVLVRHAVVALRGLREGLGLALEQPELDQLHVAVGALPNMAAHLLPAAIAALHVKAPALRVRVASGTNAQLMTQLRQGEIDLVLGRLAQASAMADLAFEHLYSEPLLLVARPGHPLASLRRPKLDALAGYPLVVPVSGTLIRHTADAFLVAHGLTPPRCMVEATDTSFAVGLLQCADAVWFAPQGAVDGFLARGELRRLAIDTASTEGPVGLTVRRGSEAGEGARALIESIHEVVRQRAQVLAAAARPGRARRSAPAG encoded by the coding sequence ATGCCAGCTATAAATTTTGCTCGTCTCAAGCTGCGCCATCTGCAGTGCCTTGTGGTGGTCGCCCAGGAGCGCAACCTGGTGCGCGCGGCCAAGGCGCTGGCACTGACGCAGCCTGCGGTCTCCAAGACCATCGCCGAGCTCGAGGACATCGTCGGCCGCCGGCTGCTGCTGCGCAGGCGGCGCGGCGTCGAGCTGATGCCGGCCGCCGACGTGCTGGTGCGCCACGCCGTGGTCGCGCTGCGCGGCTTGCGCGAAGGCCTGGGCCTGGCGCTGGAGCAGCCGGAGCTCGATCAGCTGCACGTGGCGGTTGGCGCGTTGCCGAACATGGCGGCCCATCTGCTGCCGGCGGCCATCGCGGCGCTGCACGTGAAGGCGCCCGCGCTGCGCGTGCGTGTCGCCAGCGGCACCAACGCCCAGCTCATGACGCAGCTGCGCCAGGGCGAGATCGACCTGGTGCTGGGCCGCCTGGCCCAGGCTTCGGCGATGGCAGATCTGGCCTTCGAGCACCTGTACAGCGAGCCGCTGCTGCTGGTGGCGCGGCCCGGCCATCCGCTCGCTTCGCTGCGGCGCCCCAAGCTCGACGCGCTGGCGGGGTATCCGCTCGTCGTGCCGGTGTCGGGCACGTTGATCCGTCACACCGCCGATGCCTTCCTGGTCGCGCACGGGCTGACGCCGCCGCGCTGCATGGTGGAGGCGACCGACACCAGCTTCGCCGTCGGCCTGCTTCAGTGCGCCGACGCGGTGTGGTTCGCGCCGCAGGGCGCCGTCGACGGGTTTCTTGCACGCGGCGAGCTGCGCCGGCTGGCCATCGACACTGCGAGCACCGAAGGCCCCGTGGGGCTCACCGTGCGGCGCGGCAGCGAAGCGGGTGAGGGCGCCCGGGCGTTGATCGAATCCATCCACGAAGTGGTGCGGCAGC
- a CDS encoding Bug family tripartite tricarboxylate transporter substrate binding protein — translation MQAFTLHRRRALTVLGGMALAPLAHAQAFTPGQPIKVLIGVPAGGTQDVLTRAIAHEVRDTLGPLIIDNRSGAAGRIAAEAVKTAAPDGRMLLLGTASMMTMFPSAYRHLSYDPVKDFVPIINAARFELALVIHKDVPANTLPEFIAWAKGQGDKLSFASYGAGTPSHFLGEMLNRAAGLKMVHVAYRGSTPARQDLMGGTVPVYFDTVGGALQLQASGRVKVLATSGGKRSPLMPSLPTFVEAGYKDVVAAAWFAYYAPRGTPQPIVDKLRAEFTRAVNSREVRQQLLQNGMYPVSDGPEALLKTMREDTARWSGIMKAVNFQAND, via the coding sequence ATGCAGGCCTTCACCCTTCATCGCCGTCGCGCCCTCACCGTGCTGGGAGGCATGGCACTGGCCCCGCTCGCGCATGCGCAGGCCTTCACGCCCGGCCAGCCCATCAAGGTGCTGATCGGCGTGCCCGCGGGCGGCACCCAGGACGTGCTGACGCGTGCGATTGCGCACGAGGTGCGGGACACCCTGGGCCCGCTGATCATCGACAACCGCTCCGGCGCGGCCGGCCGCATTGCGGCCGAGGCGGTGAAGACTGCGGCGCCGGACGGCCGCATGCTGCTGCTGGGGACGGCCAGCATGATGACCATGTTTCCCAGTGCCTACCGGCATCTTTCGTACGACCCCGTCAAGGACTTCGTGCCGATCATCAACGCGGCGCGCTTCGAGCTGGCGCTGGTGATCCACAAGGACGTGCCGGCCAACACGCTGCCCGAGTTCATCGCCTGGGCCAAGGGCCAGGGCGACAAGCTGAGCTTCGCCTCGTACGGCGCCGGCACGCCCTCGCACTTTCTCGGCGAGATGCTCAACCGCGCAGCCGGGCTGAAGATGGTGCACGTGGCCTATCGCGGCTCCACCCCGGCGCGCCAGGACCTGATGGGCGGCACCGTGCCGGTCTACTTCGACACCGTCGGCGGCGCGCTCCAGCTGCAGGCGAGCGGCCGAGTGAAAGTGCTGGCCACCAGCGGCGGCAAGCGCTCCCCGTTGATGCCCAGCCTGCCCACCTTCGTCGAGGCCGGCTACAAGGACGTGGTCGCGGCGGCCTGGTTCGCCTACTACGCGCCGCGCGGCACGCCCCAACCGATCGTCGACAAGCTGCGCGCCGAGTTCACCCGCGCGGTGAACTCGCGCGAAGTGCGCCAGCAGCTGCTTCAGAACGGCATGTACCCGGTGAGCGACGGACCCGAAGCGCTCCTGAAGACCATGCGCGAAGACACCGCACGCTGGAGCGGCATCATGAAGGCTGTGAACTTCCAGGCCAACGATTGA